A genomic segment from Pseudomonas sessilinigenes encodes:
- a CDS encoding anthranilate synthase family protein, whose translation MNQANTPLIERILQPAPGPFALLYRPESNGPGVLDVLSGTMSQPQRLADIELPATNIGEPRLDVLTLIPYRQIAERGFEAVDDQSPLLAMTITEQQSIGIEQLLGLLPDESIHLGSERFDLSDEAYAEIVSQVIANEIGSGEGANFVIKRTFLAEISEYGPAKALSFFRHLLEREKGAYWTFIIHTGDRTFVGASPERHISVKDGLAVMNPISGTYRYPPAGPNLAEVMEFLANRKEAEELYMVVDEELKMMALICEDGGHVRGPYLKEMAHLAHTEYFIEGKTRRDVRDILRETLFAPTVTGSPLESACRVIQRYEPQGRGYYSGMAALIGSDGKGGRSLDSSILIRTADIDDQGQVRISVGSTIVRHSDPLGEAAESRAKAAGLIAALKNQTPSRFGNHLQVRAALASRNAYVSDFWLMDSQQRQQVQGDFNGRQVLIVDAEDTFTSMIAKQLRALGLVVTVRSYNDAYRFDGYDLVIMGPGPGNPSEVEQPKINHLHLAIRTLLNEQRPFVAVCLSHQVLSLCLGLELQRRAIPNQGVQKQIDLFGNTERVGFYNTFAAQSGSDRLDIDGIGTVEISRDSETGEVHALRGPAFASMQFHAESLLTQEGPRIMADLLRHALIHTTAGSNTSVAGR comes from the coding sequence ATGAACCAGGCCAACACCCCGCTCATCGAGCGCATCCTGCAACCGGCACCCGGGCCTTTTGCCCTGCTCTACCGTCCGGAATCCAATGGTCCCGGCGTGCTGGACGTGCTGTCGGGGACGATGTCGCAACCGCAGCGCCTGGCCGACATCGAGCTGCCGGCCACCAACATCGGCGAGCCGCGCCTGGACGTACTGACGCTGATTCCCTACCGGCAGATCGCCGAACGTGGCTTCGAGGCGGTGGATGACCAATCGCCATTGCTGGCGATGACCATCACCGAGCAACAGTCCATCGGCATCGAGCAATTGCTGGGGTTGTTGCCCGATGAGTCGATCCACTTGGGCAGCGAACGCTTCGACCTCAGCGACGAAGCCTATGCCGAGATCGTCAGCCAGGTGATCGCCAATGAAATCGGCTCCGGGGAAGGCGCCAACTTCGTGATCAAGCGCACCTTCCTGGCGGAAATCAGCGAGTACGGCCCGGCCAAGGCCCTGTCGTTCTTCCGTCACCTGCTGGAGCGGGAAAAAGGCGCCTATTGGACATTCATCATTCACACCGGTGACCGTACCTTCGTGGGTGCCTCCCCCGAGCGCCATATCAGCGTCAAGGATGGCCTGGCGGTGATGAACCCCATCAGTGGCACCTATCGCTATCCGCCTGCCGGCCCCAACCTGGCCGAGGTCATGGAATTCCTGGCCAATCGCAAGGAAGCCGAAGAGCTGTACATGGTGGTGGACGAAGAGCTGAAGATGATGGCGCTCATCTGCGAAGACGGTGGCCATGTGCGTGGTCCCTATCTGAAGGAGATGGCCCACCTGGCCCACACCGAGTACTTCATCGAAGGCAAGACCCGTCGCGATGTACGCGACATCCTGCGCGAGACCCTGTTCGCCCCCACCGTCACGGGCAGCCCGCTGGAGAGCGCCTGCCGGGTGATCCAGCGCTACGAGCCCCAGGGCCGCGGCTACTACAGCGGCATGGCGGCGCTGATCGGCAGCGACGGCAAGGGTGGGCGCTCCCTGGACTCGTCGATCCTGATCCGCACCGCGGACATCGATGACCAGGGCCAGGTACGAATCAGCGTCGGCTCGACCATCGTTCGCCATTCCGACCCGCTGGGCGAGGCGGCCGAGAGCCGGGCCAAGGCTGCCGGCCTGATTGCCGCGTTGAAGAACCAGACGCCATCGCGTTTCGGCAATCATCTGCAGGTGCGTGCCGCGTTGGCCAGCCGCAATGCCTATGTGTCGGACTTCTGGCTGATGGACAGTCAGCAGCGCCAACAAGTGCAAGGCGACTTCAATGGCCGCCAGGTGCTGATCGTCGATGCCGAGGACACTTTCACCTCGATGATCGCCAAGCAATTGCGCGCCCTGGGCCTGGTGGTGACGGTACGCAGCTACAACGATGCCTACCGCTTCGACGGTTATGACCTGGTGATCATGGGCCCGGGCCCTGGCAACCCCAGCGAGGTCGAGCAGCCGAAGATCAACCACCTGCACCTGGCCATCCGCACCCTGCTCAATGAACAGCGGCCTTTCGTGGCGGTCTGCCTGAGCCACCAGGTGCTGAGCCTGTGCCTGGGCCTGGAGCTGCAGCGCCGGGCGATTCCCAACCAGGGCGTGCAAAAGCAGATCGATCTGTTCGGCAATACCGAGCGGGTGGGTTTCTACAACACCTTCGCCGCCCAGAGCGGCAGTGATCGCCTGGATATCGACGGCATTGGTACCGTCGAAATCAGTCGCGACAGCGAGACCGGCGAAGTACATGCCCTGCGCGGGCCGGCGTTCGCCTCCATGCAGTTCCACGCCGAATCGCTGTTGACCCAGGAAGGTCCGCGGATCATGGCCGACCTGCTGCGCCACGCTCTCATCCATACCACCGCCGGCAGCAACACTTCGGTAGCCGGGAGATAA
- a CDS encoding 3-deoxy-7-phosphoheptulonate synthase has translation MEDLLKRVLSCEAFQQPQWSEPSQLHDAKTYLRDSASLIRVEDVLVLRATLARVAAGEAMVIQCGDCAEDMNESSPGDVARKAAVLDMLAGALRLVTQQPVVRVGRIAGQFAKPRSNNSERIGDIELPVYRGDMVNGREALDIHRQHDAQRLVRGYRAAQDIMQHLGWNQSADQKPLTGSPAWTSHEMLVLDYELPQVRQDEQGRVFLGSTHWPWIGERTRQLTGAHVALLSEVLNPVACKVGPDITRDQILSLCDRLDPRREPGRLTLIARMGAHKVGDRLPPLVEAVRSAGHKVIWLSDPMHGNTIVAPCGNKTRMVRTISEEIIAFKHAVTAAGGVAAGLHLETTPDDVSECVFDARELDRVSNRYESLCDPRLTPGQAVTAVMAWQNSPSPAIY, from the coding sequence ATGGAAGACTTACTGAAACGGGTTCTTAGTTGTGAAGCGTTCCAGCAACCTCAATGGAGCGAACCCTCGCAATTGCACGACGCGAAGACCTACCTGCGAGACAGCGCGTCGCTGATTCGAGTCGAGGATGTCCTGGTATTGCGTGCCACCTTGGCCAGAGTTGCGGCCGGTGAAGCGATGGTCATCCAGTGCGGTGATTGCGCCGAAGACATGAATGAAAGCTCTCCCGGCGATGTCGCCCGCAAAGCTGCCGTGCTGGATATGCTGGCCGGCGCTCTGCGCCTGGTGACCCAACAACCGGTGGTACGGGTGGGGCGAATTGCCGGGCAATTCGCCAAGCCGCGGTCCAACAACAGTGAGCGCATCGGCGATATCGAGTTGCCGGTGTATCGCGGCGACATGGTCAACGGCCGCGAGGCCCTCGACATTCATCGCCAGCACGACGCCCAGCGCCTGGTCCGCGGCTATAGAGCGGCACAGGACATCATGCAGCACTTGGGGTGGAACCAGTCCGCGGACCAGAAGCCACTCACCGGCTCCCCAGCCTGGACCAGCCACGAAATGCTGGTGCTCGACTACGAACTGCCCCAGGTTCGCCAGGATGAACAGGGCCGGGTCTTTCTCGGTTCGACCCACTGGCCATGGATCGGCGAACGCACCCGGCAATTGACCGGAGCCCACGTGGCGCTGCTCAGCGAAGTGCTCAACCCGGTGGCCTGCAAGGTCGGCCCGGACATCACCCGGGACCAGATCCTGAGCCTGTGCGACCGACTGGACCCGCGGCGCGAGCCGGGTCGCCTGACCCTGATTGCCCGCATGGGGGCACACAAGGTCGGCGATCGCTTGCCACCGTTGGTGGAGGCCGTGCGCAGTGCCGGGCACAAGGTCATCTGGCTGAGTGACCCCATGCACGGCAACACCATCGTCGCCCCTTGCGGCAACAAGACCCGCATGGTGCGCACCATCAGCGAGGAAATCATCGCCTTCAAGCACGCCGTGACCGCGGCGGGGGGCGTGGCGGCCGGCCTGCACCTGGAGACCACCCCCGATGATGTCAGCGAGTGCGTTTTCGATGCCAGGGAGCTGGATCGGGTCTCCAACCGCTACGAGAGCCTGTGCGATCCGCGGCTGACGCCAGGGCAAGCCGTCACGGCGGTAATGGCCTGGCAAAACTCGCCCTCCCCCGCCATTTATTGA
- a CDS encoding MBL fold metallo-hydrolase — protein sequence MPRLAGLPRALAGIGLALAAAFAHGADNAGQTGRFVVHRLAQHLYALGEPGYYQKNYSYLFIGKDRALMFDAGANQGEEIIQVIGQLTDKPVSVLPSHLHFDHLGGLPHFSSIYLPDLPFTRSLQRSDGLYQVPEAVHLGQFDNLVLPPFKVERLIQPGQVIDLGGLQLRMLSVPGHTRDEVMLYDQNHDILLTGDHLYPSWLLVGNLDDYLASLDATLQSIDQDTVLYGAHAGDDPNRVPRMDRDEVVKIRDAMQRIRAGQDPGQAFADPELIRRAKLHEVDKGVSILTGIQFTDGREFGY from the coding sequence GTGCCAAGACTTGCAGGATTACCCAGGGCGCTCGCCGGCATCGGCCTGGCGCTTGCCGCGGCCTTTGCCCATGGCGCCGATAACGCCGGCCAAACCGGCCGTTTCGTGGTGCATCGCCTCGCCCAACACCTGTATGCCCTGGGCGAGCCGGGCTACTACCAGAAGAACTACTCCTACCTGTTCATCGGCAAGGATCGGGCGTTGATGTTCGATGCCGGGGCCAACCAGGGAGAAGAGATCATCCAGGTCATTGGCCAACTGACGGACAAGCCGGTCTCCGTCCTGCCCTCGCACCTGCACTTCGATCATCTGGGGGGCCTGCCCCATTTCAGCAGCATCTACCTGCCCGACCTGCCGTTCACCCGCAGCTTGCAACGCAGCGACGGCCTGTACCAGGTTCCCGAAGCCGTGCACCTGGGCCAGTTCGACAATCTGGTGCTCCCCCCCTTCAAGGTCGAACGGTTGATCCAGCCTGGACAAGTGATCGACCTGGGCGGCCTGCAGCTGAGGATGCTCAGTGTCCCCGGGCATACCCGGGATGAAGTCATGCTGTATGACCAAAACCATGACATCCTGCTCACCGGCGACCATCTCTACCCATCCTGGCTGCTGGTCGGCAACCTCGATGACTACCTGGCGTCCCTTGACGCGACCTTGCAGTCGATCGACCAGGACACCGTCCTTTATGGCGCTCACGCCGGTGATGACCCCAACCGGGTGCCACGCATGGATCGCGACGAGGTCGTGAAGATCCGCGATGCCATGCAGCGAATCCGTGCCGGCCAGGACCCTGGCCAGGCATTTGCCGATCCCGAACTCATCCGCCGGGCCAAGCTCCACGAGGTGGACAAGGGCGTCAGCATCCTGACGGGAATCCAGTTCACCGACGGCCGGGAGTTTGGCTACTGA
- a CDS encoding PhzF family phenazine biosynthesis protein, whose amino-acid sequence MHEYVIIDAFASVPLEGNPVAVFFNADDLSATQMQRIAREMNLSETTFVLKPRNGGDWLIRIFTPVNELPFAGHPLLGTAVALGAHTENHRLYLETQMGTIAFELERQNGTVIAASMGQPIPTWKALDRDAELLKALGIESSTFPIEIYHNGPRHVFVGLPSIEALSALHPDHRALSNFHDMAINCFAGSGRRWRSRMFSPAYGVVEDAATGSAAGPLAIHLARHGQIEFGQQIEILQGVEIGRPSLMFARADGRADQLTQVEVSGNGVTFGRGTIVL is encoded by the coding sequence ATGCACGAATACGTCATCATCGACGCCTTTGCCAGCGTCCCGCTGGAAGGCAACCCGGTCGCGGTGTTCTTCAACGCCGACGACCTCAGCGCAACCCAGATGCAACGCATCGCCCGGGAAATGAACCTGTCGGAAACCACCTTCGTGCTCAAGCCACGCAATGGCGGTGACTGGCTGATCAGGATCTTCACCCCGGTCAATGAGCTGCCCTTCGCCGGCCACCCATTGCTGGGTACGGCCGTTGCCCTGGGTGCCCACACCGAAAATCATCGGCTGTACCTGGAAACCCAGATGGGCACCATCGCCTTCGAGCTGGAGCGCCAGAACGGCACCGTGATCGCCGCCAGCATGGGCCAGCCGATCCCGACCTGGAAGGCCCTGGATCGCGATGCCGAGTTGCTCAAGGCCCTGGGCATCGAGTCTTCGACCTTTCCCATCGAGATCTATCACAACGGCCCGCGCCACGTGTTCGTCGGCTTGCCGAGCATCGAGGCGTTGTCCGCCCTGCACCCCGACCACCGTGCCCTGTCGAACTTCCACGACATGGCCATCAACTGCTTTGCCGGTTCGGGGCGCCGCTGGCGCAGCCGGATGTTCTCGCCGGCCTATGGCGTGGTCGAGGATGCGGCCACTGGCTCTGCTGCAGGGCCCCTGGCGATTCACCTGGCGCGTCATGGCCAGATCGAGTTCGGCCAGCAGATCGAGATTCTCCAGGGTGTGGAAATCGGCCGTCCTTCGCTGATGTTCGCCAGGGCCGATGGCCGTGCCGATCAGCTGACGCAGGTGGAAGTTTCAGGTAACGGCGTTACGTTCGGAAGGGGGACCATCGTTCTATGA
- a CDS encoding LysE family translocator, translated as MSVTASIWFFAVPFAIAAAIPGPAQAAMLGQVVARGARSTLPFIGGMVMGNALWLLVATLGLAALALRFEYLFIAVKWLGVAFILFIAWKLWSNNTAQPQEPPQRSASRGLLAGALLTLSNPKAVVFFGAVLPHAFDLTTLSWSEVIFITALGVGIDLSIQLAYLLAGARLKRAIQSPRAMRRLNRTSAGVMTGCAGWMAISR; from the coding sequence ATGAGCGTGACGGCTTCAATCTGGTTCTTCGCCGTGCCATTCGCGATTGCGGCGGCTATTCCCGGTCCTGCCCAGGCAGCGATGTTGGGGCAGGTGGTCGCCCGTGGGGCCAGGTCGACCTTGCCTTTCATCGGCGGCATGGTCATGGGCAACGCACTGTGGTTGCTGGTCGCCACCCTGGGGCTGGCCGCACTGGCGTTACGCTTCGAATACCTGTTCATCGCCGTGAAATGGCTCGGCGTGGCCTTCATCCTGTTCATCGCCTGGAAACTGTGGTCGAACAACACCGCACAACCCCAGGAACCACCGCAGCGTTCGGCCAGCCGAGGTTTGCTTGCCGGTGCGCTGCTGACCTTGAGCAACCCCAAGGCCGTGGTGTTCTTCGGTGCCGTGTTGCCCCATGCATTCGACCTGACGACGTTGTCCTGGTCCGAAGTGATCTTCATTACCGCACTGGGCGTCGGTATCGACCTCAGTATCCAACTGGCCTACCTGCTGGCCGGAGCGCGGCTCAAGCGGGCGATCCAGTCGCCCAGGGCCATGCGGCGCCTGAACCGGACCTCGGCCGGGGTCATGACCGGCTGTGCCGGCTGGATGGCGATCTCACGCTGA
- a CDS encoding PhzA/PhzB family protein yields the protein MLSMPTPSSEFNDQLELRKKNRATVEQYMHTNGKDRLRRHELFTEDGSLGSWNTESGEPMEFTGHDKLEALGAWIEKCFPDWQFHNIRIFATPNPNHFWVESDARGKTRVPGYPEGYCENHYIHSFELDNGKIRQSREFMNPFNQLRGLGVAVPKIKREGIPAS from the coding sequence ATGCTGTCCATGCCTACGCCATCTAGCGAATTCAATGATCAACTTGAACTTCGCAAAAAGAACCGAGCCACCGTTGAACAGTACATGCATACCAATGGCAAGGATCGCCTGCGCCGTCATGAACTGTTCACTGAGGACGGCAGTCTTGGTTCCTGGAATACCGAGAGCGGCGAGCCTATGGAGTTCACCGGGCATGACAAACTTGAAGCGCTTGGGGCCTGGATCGAGAAGTGCTTTCCGGATTGGCAGTTCCACAATATCCGGATCTTCGCCACCCCCAATCCCAATCATTTCTGGGTAGAAAGCGATGCTCGCGGCAAGACCCGGGTACCTGGTTACCCCGAGGGTTATTGCGAAAATCACTACATCCACTCCTTCGAACTGGACAACGGCAAGATCCGCCAGAGCCGTGAGTTCATGAACCCCTTCAATCAACTTCGCGGCCTCGGCGTTGCTGTGCCGAAGATCAAGCGCGAAGGCATTCCTGCCTCATAA
- the phzG gene encoding phenazine biosynthesis FMN-dependent oxidase PhzG produces the protein MSSSAQGNPLLGKGMSESLTGTLDAPFPEYQTLPEDPMGVLRNWLERARRVGIREPKALALATADSQGRPSTRIVVISEITDKGLVFSTHAGSQKGRELTQNPWASGVLYWRETSQQIILNGRAVRQPDSKADAAWLNRPYATHPMSSVSRQSEDLKDIQAMRDAANQLADIEGPLPRPEGYCVFELQLESLEFWGNGQERLHERLRYDRCDAGWQVRRLQP, from the coding sequence ATGAGCAGTTCAGCACAAGGCAATCCACTGTTGGGCAAAGGCATGTCGGAATCGCTGACCGGCACACTGGATGCGCCGTTTCCCGAGTACCAGACCCTGCCGGAGGACCCCATGGGGGTTCTGCGTAACTGGCTGGAGCGTGCCCGCCGGGTAGGCATCCGTGAACCCAAGGCCCTGGCCCTGGCCACCGCCGACAGCCAGGGGCGGCCTTCGACGCGCATCGTGGTGATCAGCGAGATCACCGACAAAGGCCTGGTGTTCAGCACCCACGCAGGCAGCCAGAAAGGCCGCGAGCTGACCCAGAACCCTTGGGCCTCCGGGGTACTGTACTGGCGCGAGACCAGCCAGCAGATCATCCTCAACGGTCGGGCCGTACGCCAGCCGGATAGCAAGGCCGATGCGGCCTGGCTGAACCGGCCTTATGCCACGCACCCCATGTCCTCGGTCTCGCGTCAGAGCGAGGACCTGAAAGATATTCAGGCCATGCGCGACGCCGCTAACCAGCTGGCCGACATCGAAGGACCGCTGCCTCGTCCCGAGGGCTATTGCGTGTTCGAGCTGCAGCTTGAGTCCCTGGAGTTCTGGGGTAACGGGCAAGAGCGCCTGCATGAGCGCTTGCGCTATGACCGCTGCGATGCGGGCTGGCAGGTGCGGCGTTTGCAACCCTGA
- the asnB gene encoding asparagine synthase (glutamine-hydrolyzing), which produces MCGLTGWVDYTRRLDGEDPAIRAMTNTLALRGPDAEGVWKHRHALLGHRRLAVIDLSGGTQPMVYRFSDGQEVSLVYTGEVYNHDALRSQLRQMGHEFQTRSDTEVVLHAYLEWGERCCDHLIGMFAFAVFDGRDGHLLLVRDRLGIKPLFYAKHREGLLFGSEIKAILAHPEFSAGLDVTGLVDVLTLSKGTAQTPFRNLVELLPGHLLSWRPNGQIKVQSYWQVRRQEHQDDLQTTVQRTRELVTHAMGSQLHADVPVCSLLSGGLDSTTLTAIGQRLEKARTGGDINSFSVDFTGQSEQFKSDDLRPDQDQPFALLAAKFIGSRHQTVVIDNESLISDLARAEVFRAKDVPFTFGDMDTSLNLLFREIRKHSTVAISGEGADEVFGGYGWFRDPKVVAGASFPWSSRVKLPAGFINADFNGQCDLEQYQQASYQDALRQVEHLAQDSPQERRMRELCHMHLKRWMVMLLDRKDRLSMCNSLEVRVPFTDHELVEYIYNVPWSIKSKDGEEKWLLKQACADYVPQEILNRRKSPYPTSADLGYERFLRRSAQELLKDTGNPVFGIVSQAHITEELRKPEGHFNTQISRHSLETALALDAWLRLHGLSA; this is translated from the coding sequence ATGTGCGGTCTCACAGGATGGGTAGACTATACGCGCAGGCTCGACGGGGAAGACCCGGCGATTCGTGCCATGACCAATACGCTCGCGCTGCGCGGGCCGGATGCCGAAGGTGTATGGAAACACCGGCACGCCCTTCTGGGTCATCGGCGGTTGGCGGTCATCGACTTGAGCGGTGGTACCCAGCCAATGGTTTATCGTTTTTCGGATGGCCAGGAGGTGTCGCTGGTCTACACCGGCGAGGTCTACAACCACGACGCGTTGCGCAGCCAGCTAAGGCAGATGGGCCATGAGTTCCAGACCCGCAGCGATACCGAAGTGGTGCTGCATGCCTACCTGGAATGGGGCGAGCGTTGCTGCGATCACCTGATCGGCATGTTCGCCTTTGCGGTGTTCGACGGACGCGACGGCCACCTGCTCCTGGTGCGCGATCGCCTGGGGATCAAGCCGCTGTTCTATGCAAAACACCGTGAAGGGTTGCTCTTCGGCTCGGAAATCAAGGCCATCCTGGCTCACCCGGAGTTCAGCGCGGGGCTGGATGTGACCGGGCTGGTCGATGTGCTCACACTGTCGAAGGGAACGGCCCAGACGCCTTTCAGGAACCTGGTGGAGTTGCTTCCCGGCCATCTCCTGTCCTGGCGCCCCAATGGGCAGATCAAGGTCCAGAGCTACTGGCAGGTACGCCGCCAGGAGCACCAGGACGACCTGCAGACGACCGTGCAAAGGACCCGCGAACTGGTCACCCATGCAATGGGTTCGCAATTGCATGCCGACGTTCCGGTGTGCTCGCTGCTGTCCGGCGGGCTCGACTCCACCACGCTCACGGCTATCGGGCAGCGTCTGGAAAAGGCCAGGACCGGTGGGGACATCAATTCATTCTCGGTGGACTTCACTGGCCAATCCGAGCAGTTCAAGAGCGACGACCTGCGTCCCGACCAGGATCAACCCTTTGCCCTGTTGGCCGCCAAGTTCATCGGCAGCCGGCACCAGACGGTCGTCATCGATAACGAATCACTGATCTCCGACCTGGCGCGCGCAGAGGTGTTCCGCGCCAAGGACGTGCCTTTCACCTTCGGCGACATGGATACCTCGCTGAACCTGTTGTTCAGGGAAATCCGCAAGCACTCCACGGTGGCCATCTCGGGCGAAGGTGCCGATGAAGTCTTCGGTGGCTATGGCTGGTTCCGCGATCCTAAAGTCGTGGCCGGCGCGAGCTTTCCGTGGTCGTCGCGGGTGAAATTGCCGGCGGGCTTCATCAATGCCGACTTCAACGGCCAGTGCGATCTGGAGCAGTACCAGCAGGCGAGCTATCAGGATGCACTGCGCCAGGTCGAACACCTGGCCCAGGACAGCCCGCAAGAACGGCGGATGCGCGAGCTGTGCCACATGCACTTGAAACGCTGGATGGTGATGCTGCTGGATCGCAAGGACCGTCTGAGCATGTGCAACAGCCTGGAAGTACGCGTGCCGTTCACCGATCACGAACTGGTCGAGTACATCTATAACGTGCCGTGGTCGATCAAGAGCAAGGATGGCGAGGAGAAATGGCTGCTCAAGCAGGCCTGCGCCGACTACGTGCCGCAGGAGATTCTCAATCGTCGCAAGAGTCCTTATCCGACCTCCGCCGATCTGGGCTATGAACGCTTCCTGCGGCGCAGCGCCCAAGAGTTGCTCAAGGACACCGGGAACCCTGTGTTCGGCATCGTATCCCAGGCCCATATCACCGAGGAGTTGCGCAAACCCGAGGGCCATTTCAATACACAGATAAGCCGGCACAGCCTGGAAACCGCGCTGGCACTGGATGCCTGGCTGCGCTTGCACGGGCTTTCGGCCTGA
- a CDS encoding isochorismatase family protein, with protein sequence MTGIPSIVPYDLPTSRDLPVNLAQWQIDPERAVLLVHDMQRYFLRPLPEPLRESVVGNAARIRQWAIDHQVPVAYTAQPGSMSEKQRGLLKDFWGPGMQASPGDREVVEALAPRPGDWQLTKWRYSAFFNSDLLERMRDSGRDQLVLCGVYAHVGVLISTVDAYSNDIQPFLVADAIADFSKEYHWMAIEYAASRCAMVVTTDEVVL encoded by the coding sequence ATGACCGGCATTCCATCGATCGTCCCCTACGACCTGCCCACTTCCCGCGACTTGCCCGTCAACCTCGCGCAATGGCAGATCGATCCCGAACGCGCCGTACTGCTGGTGCATGACATGCAGCGTTACTTCCTGCGGCCTTTGCCCGAGCCCCTGCGCGAAAGCGTAGTGGGCAATGCCGCACGCATTCGCCAATGGGCCATCGACCACCAGGTACCGGTGGCCTACACCGCGCAACCGGGCAGCATGAGCGAAAAACAACGCGGGCTGCTCAAGGACTTCTGGGGCCCAGGCATGCAAGCCAGCCCCGGCGACCGCGAGGTGGTCGAAGCCCTGGCGCCGCGTCCCGGCGACTGGCAACTGACCAAGTGGCGCTACAGCGCGTTCTTCAATTCCGACCTGCTCGAGCGCATGCGCGACAGCGGTCGCGATCAGTTGGTGCTCTGTGGCGTGTATGCCCATGTAGGCGTGCTGATCTCCACCGTGGATGCCTATTCCAACGATATCCAGCCGTTCCTGGTGGCTGATGCCATCGCCGACTTCAGCAAGGAGTACCACTGGATGGCCATCGAATATGCCGCCAGCCGCTGCGCCATGGTCGTGACCACCGATGAGGTGGTGCTATGA
- a CDS encoding autoinducer binding domain-containing protein: MELGQLFGWDAYFYSIFSQASDTEEFKGIAMGALQELDFDFFAYGTCSVTPFMRPKTSIYSNYPEPWVQRYQAQNYALIDPTVKHSKLSSAPILWGNELFRECPQLWSEARDSNLCHGLAQPSFNAQGRVGLLSLARRNKAISAEEFEALKPVTKAFAMAAHEKLSELENDDSSLNVQVEFSGRECDVLRWTADGKTSEEIGVIMGVCTDTVNYHHRNIQRKIGASNRVQAVSYAVALGYI, from the coding sequence ATGGAATTAGGACAGCTGTTTGGATGGGATGCGTATTTTTACAGTATCTTTTCACAAGCTTCGGATACGGAAGAGTTCAAGGGCATTGCGATGGGAGCCCTGCAGGAACTGGATTTTGATTTCTTTGCCTACGGCACCTGTAGCGTGACCCCCTTCATGCGCCCCAAGACATCTATATATAGCAACTACCCCGAGCCCTGGGTGCAGCGCTATCAGGCGCAGAACTATGCCCTGATCGACCCGACAGTGAAGCACAGCAAGCTCTCATCGGCGCCGATCCTGTGGGGTAACGAGTTGTTCCGCGAGTGCCCGCAGTTGTGGTCCGAGGCCAGGGATTCGAACCTGTGCCATGGCTTGGCGCAACCTTCGTTCAACGCCCAGGGGCGGGTGGGTCTGTTGAGCCTGGCTCGCCGGAACAAGGCCATCAGTGCCGAGGAATTCGAAGCGCTGAAACCGGTGACCAAGGCATTCGCCATGGCGGCCCATGAGAAGCTCTCTGAACTGGAAAACGATGACAGCTCGCTCAATGTCCAGGTCGAGTTCAGTGGCAGGGAGTGCGATGTGCTGCGCTGGACTGCCGACGGCAAGACCTCGGAAGAAATCGGCGTGATCATGGGGGTGTGCACCGATACGGTGAATTACCACCACCGCAATATCCAGCGCAAGATCGGTGCCAGTAATCGGGTACAGGCCGTGTCCTACGCGGTTGCCCTGGGCTACATCTGA
- a CDS encoding PhzA/PhzB family protein encodes MPASAARQLNEHDTAELRRKNRATVEQYMHTKGQDRLRRHELFTEDGSGGLWTTDTGAPIAINGKAKLAEHAVWSLKCFPDWEWYNIQIFETDDPNHIWVECDGHGKILFPGYPEGYYENHFLHSFELQDGKIKQNREFMNVFQQLRALGIPVPQIKREGIPT; translated from the coding sequence ATGCCAGCTAGTGCAGCCCGACAACTAAACGAACACGATACTGCAGAACTTCGGCGCAAAAACCGCGCCACGGTAGAGCAATACATGCACACCAAGGGCCAGGATCGCCTGCGCCGCCACGAACTGTTCACCGAAGACGGCTCCGGCGGCCTGTGGACCACCGATACTGGGGCGCCAATTGCCATCAACGGCAAGGCCAAGTTGGCTGAACATGCGGTCTGGTCGCTCAAGTGCTTCCCGGATTGGGAGTGGTACAACATTCAGATATTTGAAACCGATGATCCCAATCATATTTGGGTGGAATGTGATGGCCACGGCAAGATCCTGTTCCCCGGGTATCCCGAAGGTTATTACGAAAACCACTTCTTGCATTCTTTCGAGTTGCAGGACGGCAAGATCAAGCAAAACCGTGAGTTCATGAATGTCTTCCAGCAGTTGCGCGCCCTGGGTATTCCGGTGCCGCAAATCAAGCGTGAAGGCATACCTACTTAA